The Streptomyces pactum genome contains a region encoding:
- a CDS encoding sugar O-acetyltransferase, producing MPTDYFAQDPRTNLERMEAGDLYIADDPEIARRQQQAVRLAARYQAAYAEDAAAAQAILAELLGSLGAEAHVRPPLYVDYGSNITIGARTFVNYNLTALDVAAITIGEDCQIGPGVQLLTPTHPLEAGPRRDKLEAARPITIGDNVWLGGGTVVLPGVTIGDNAVIGAGAVVTKDVPADVVAVGNPARPVRKV from the coding sequence ATGCCGACGGACTACTTCGCGCAGGACCCCCGCACGAACCTCGAACGCATGGAGGCGGGCGACCTCTACATCGCCGACGACCCCGAGATCGCCCGCAGGCAGCAGCAGGCCGTGCGGCTGGCCGCCCGCTACCAGGCGGCGTACGCGGAGGACGCGGCGGCCGCGCAGGCGATCCTGGCCGAACTTCTCGGCTCCCTGGGCGCCGAGGCGCACGTGCGGCCACCGCTGTACGTCGACTACGGCAGCAACATAACGATCGGCGCGCGCACCTTCGTCAACTACAACCTGACCGCGCTGGACGTCGCGGCGATCACCATCGGCGAGGACTGCCAGATCGGACCGGGCGTCCAGTTGCTCACCCCCACACACCCCCTGGAGGCCGGGCCCCGGCGGGACAAGCTGGAGGCCGCCCGGCCCATCACCATCGGCGACAACGTCTGGCTTGGCGGGGGCACCGTCGTCCTGCCCGGCGTGACCATCGGCGACAACGCCGTCATCGGCGCCGGAGCGGTCGTGACGAAGGACGTGCCCGCCGACGTCGTCGCCGTCGGCAACCCCGCCCGACCGGTGCGGAAGGTGTAA
- a CDS encoding enolase C-terminal domain-like protein codes for MAVARITDVDVIDIRFPTSRELDGSDAMNPDPDYSAAYVILRTDAGDGLEGHAFTFTIGRGNDVQAAAIAALRHHVLGRSAEAVCADPGSVFRALNGDSQLRWLGPEKGVMHMAIGAVVNAVWDLAAKRAGRPVWKLLADAEPEWLADQVDFRYIEDALTREEAVALLRKGKDGAAEREARLLTHGYPAYTTSPGWLGHSDEKLVRLAAQAVADGFTQIKLKVGADLADDIRRLRAARAAVGPGVRIAVDANQRWNVAEAVEWTNALADLDPYWVEEPTSPDDILGHAAVRRGVAPVRVATGEHVQNRIMFKQLLQAEAIDVLQIDATRVGGVNENLAILLLAAKYGVPVCPHAGGVGLCELVRHLSMFDYVALTGTTEDRVIEYVDHLHEHFRDPVTVVNGHYLAPTAPGFSSEMHAASIAAHRYPDGSFWAADAADADLAERRKGTNR; via the coding sequence ATGGCCGTGGCGCGCATCACCGACGTCGACGTGATCGACATCCGTTTCCCCACCTCGCGCGAGCTCGACGGCTCCGACGCCATGAACCCCGACCCCGACTACTCGGCCGCGTACGTGATCCTGCGGACCGACGCGGGTGACGGACTGGAGGGCCACGCCTTCACCTTCACCATCGGGCGCGGCAACGACGTGCAGGCGGCGGCGATCGCCGCGCTGCGCCACCACGTCCTGGGCCGGTCAGCCGAAGCGGTGTGCGCCGACCCGGGATCGGTGTTCCGGGCCCTCAACGGCGACAGCCAACTGCGCTGGCTGGGCCCGGAGAAGGGCGTGATGCACATGGCGATCGGCGCCGTCGTCAACGCGGTGTGGGACCTGGCGGCCAAGCGCGCGGGCAGACCGGTGTGGAAGCTCCTCGCCGACGCGGAACCGGAATGGCTCGCGGACCAGGTGGACTTCCGCTACATCGAGGACGCCCTCACCCGCGAGGAGGCCGTGGCCCTGCTCCGGAAGGGCAAGGACGGCGCCGCCGAGCGGGAGGCACGCCTTCTGACGCACGGCTATCCGGCGTACACCACCTCCCCGGGCTGGCTCGGCCACTCCGACGAGAAGCTGGTCCGGCTCGCCGCGCAGGCGGTCGCCGACGGCTTCACCCAGATCAAGCTGAAGGTCGGTGCCGACCTCGCCGACGACATCCGCAGGCTGCGCGCGGCGCGCGCGGCCGTCGGCCCCGGCGTACGGATCGCCGTCGACGCCAATCAGCGCTGGAACGTCGCGGAGGCCGTCGAGTGGACCAACGCGCTGGCCGACCTGGACCCGTACTGGGTCGAGGAGCCCACCAGCCCCGACGACATCCTGGGACACGCGGCCGTACGCAGGGGCGTCGCCCCGGTCCGGGTCGCCACCGGGGAACACGTCCAGAACCGCATCATGTTCAAGCAACTGCTGCAGGCCGAGGCGATCGACGTGCTGCAGATCGACGCGACCCGGGTGGGCGGCGTCAACGAGAACCTGGCGATCCTGCTGCTCGCCGCCAAGTACGGCGTCCCGGTCTGCCCGCACGCCGGCGGCGTCGGCCTGTGCGAACTGGTGCGCCACCTTTCGATGTTCGACTACGTGGCGCTGACCGGGACGACCGAGGACCGCGTGATCGAGTACGTGGACCATCTGCACGAGCACTTCAGGGATCCCGTCACCGTCGTGAACGGGCACTACCTGGCTCCCACGGCACCCGGCTTCTCCTCGGAGATGCACGCCGCCTCGATCGCCGCACACCGGTACCCGGACGGCTCCTTCTGGGCCGCCGACGCCGCCGACGCCGACCTCGCCGAGCGGCGGAAGGGGACGAACCGATGA
- a CDS encoding MFS transporter: protein MTVDVLHRPALAERRARVAVAVLFFTNGALFANLLPRYPQIKADLGIGNAAYGLAVAAFPAGALAAGLGAGILVRRFGSARVAVGGTLLTGAGILAAGLADSVALFAGALFLAGAADAFTDVAQNAHGLRVQRRYGRSIINSFHAIWSIGAVTGGSMAAAAIALGVSRGGHLLFSAVAFAVAACVALRFCLPGPETEPEGEPEAEGRAPRETGPTAPGPRTSYVLAALILIATAGTLVEDAGSSWATLYLSDSLHASVALAASGYVALVGAQFVGRLIGDRLVDRFGQRAVARSGALLAATGMGLALAVPTVPGTVLGFAAAGFGVATLVPAAMHEADELPGLKPGSGLTIVSWLMRLGFLLSPPVVGLVADATSLRVGLLVVPFAGLLVLLLAGVLRPRRR from the coding sequence ATGACTGTCGACGTACTGCACCGGCCCGCCCTGGCCGAGCGGCGGGCTCGCGTGGCCGTTGCCGTGCTGTTCTTCACCAACGGAGCCCTGTTCGCCAACCTCCTGCCGAGGTATCCGCAGATCAAGGCGGACCTCGGTATCGGCAACGCCGCCTACGGGCTGGCCGTGGCGGCGTTCCCGGCCGGCGCCCTCGCGGCGGGGCTGGGCGCCGGGATACTCGTCCGCCGCTTCGGCTCGGCGCGGGTGGCGGTCGGGGGCACACTGCTGACCGGGGCGGGGATCCTCGCCGCGGGGCTGGCCGACTCGGTGGCGCTGTTCGCGGGCGCCCTGTTCCTGGCCGGAGCGGCGGACGCGTTCACGGATGTCGCGCAGAACGCCCACGGCCTGCGGGTGCAGCGCCGTTACGGGCGTTCCATCATCAACTCCTTCCACGCCATCTGGTCGATCGGCGCGGTCACCGGCGGGTCCATGGCCGCCGCCGCGATAGCGCTGGGCGTCTCGCGTGGCGGTCATCTGCTGTTCTCGGCGGTGGCGTTCGCGGTCGCGGCGTGCGTCGCCCTGCGGTTCTGCCTGCCCGGTCCCGAGACCGAGCCGGAGGGGGAACCGGAAGCCGAGGGCCGGGCGCCGCGGGAGACCGGGCCCACGGCACCGGGGCCGCGTACGAGCTACGTACTCGCCGCGCTGATCCTCATCGCCACGGCCGGGACCCTCGTCGAGGACGCGGGGAGTTCCTGGGCCACCCTCTACCTCTCCGACTCGCTGCACGCGTCGGTGGCGCTGGCCGCCTCGGGCTATGTCGCCCTGGTCGGGGCGCAGTTCGTCGGCCGGCTGATCGGTGACCGGCTCGTGGACCGGTTCGGCCAACGCGCGGTGGCCCGCTCCGGAGCTCTCCTCGCCGCGACCGGTATGGGGCTGGCGCTGGCCGTGCCGACGGTGCCCGGGACGGTCCTCGGGTTCGCCGCGGCCGGGTTCGGAGTGGCGACCCTGGTGCCGGCCGCCATGCACGAGGCCGACGAGCTGCCCGGCCTGAAGCCCGGGTCCGGGCTGACCATCGTCTCCTGGCTCATGCGGCTGGGTTTCCTGCTCTCCCCGCCGGTCGTGGGACTGGTCGCCGACGCGACGAGCCTGCGGGTGGGTCTGCTGGTGGTGCCGTTCGCCGGGCTTCTCGTGCTCCTGCTCGCCGGGGTACTGCGACCCCGGCGACGGTGA
- a CDS encoding aldo/keto reductase — MPSRPLGRSGVCVTALGFGAAAVAGLYEDVGAEEAAAAVDAAWAVGVRYFDTAPHYGLGRSERRLGEALKNRPRDGFTLSTKVGRILVPHDGKGDDLAHAFAVPATHRRRWDFSADGVRRSLEDSLTRLGLDHVDLALLHDPDDHEEQAFREAYPALEDLRSQGVVRAIGAGMNQTRMLTRFLTDTDVDAVLCAGRYTLLEQGALESLLPAAAAAGKSVIVGGVFNSGLLADPSPGATYDYAAAPAGVLRRAARMRDVTEARGVPLRAAALRFPFGHPAVASVLVGARSSAEVRDAAEHFGRPVPDAVWEGLRTRGLLPGEVPVPDGSQP; from the coding sequence CTGCCCAGCCGCCCCCTCGGCCGCAGCGGCGTCTGCGTCACCGCGCTCGGTTTCGGCGCCGCGGCCGTCGCCGGCCTCTACGAGGACGTGGGAGCGGAGGAGGCCGCGGCCGCCGTGGACGCCGCCTGGGCGGTGGGCGTCCGCTACTTCGACACCGCCCCGCACTACGGCCTCGGTCGGTCGGAACGCAGACTGGGCGAGGCCCTCAAGAACAGGCCCCGGGACGGCTTCACCCTGTCCACCAAGGTGGGCCGGATACTCGTGCCCCACGACGGCAAAGGAGACGACCTGGCCCACGCCTTCGCCGTACCGGCCACCCACCGGCGGCGGTGGGACTTCAGCGCCGACGGTGTGCGCCGCTCGCTGGAGGACAGCCTCACCCGCCTCGGGCTCGACCACGTCGACCTCGCCCTGCTGCACGATCCGGACGACCACGAGGAGCAGGCGTTCCGGGAGGCCTACCCGGCGCTGGAGGACCTGCGGTCGCAAGGAGTCGTACGGGCGATCGGCGCGGGAATGAACCAGACCCGGATGCTGACCCGCTTCCTGACCGACACGGACGTCGACGCCGTGTTGTGCGCGGGGCGCTACACCCTGCTGGAACAGGGCGCGCTGGAATCCCTGCTGCCCGCCGCGGCGGCGGCCGGCAAGAGCGTGATCGTCGGCGGTGTGTTCAACTCCGGGCTGCTGGCCGATCCGTCGCCGGGTGCCACGTACGACTACGCGGCGGCTCCCGCCGGCGTCCTGCGCCGGGCCGCGCGGATGCGCGACGTCACCGAGGCGCGGGGAGTGCCGTTGCGTGCGGCCGCGCTGCGCTTCCCCTTCGGCCATCCGGCGGTCGCCTCCGTCCTCGTCGGGGCGCGGTCGTCCGCCGAGGTCCGGGACGCGGCCGAGCACTTTGGGCGGCCCGTGCCCGACGCCGTGTGGGAGGGGCTGCGCACGCGGGGCCTGTTGCCCGGTGAGGTGCCGGTACCGGACGGGAGTCAGCCATGA
- a CDS encoding CatB-related O-acetyltransferase, protein MPVPADPTVLHPMPGQPRVVLLKPLVTSPLIEVGEFSYYDDPDDATAFETRNVLYHYGPERLVIGRFCALGTGTRFIMNGANHRMDGPSTFPFPTMGGSWADHFDLLTGLPNRGDTVVGNDVWFGHGATVLPGVRIGHGAIIGAGSVVTQDVPDYGIVGGNPARPIRTRHSDEDVARLLAVAWWDWPAELITEHVRTIMSGSVADLEAVVPPR, encoded by the coding sequence ATGCCCGTGCCCGCAGACCCCACGGTGCTCCATCCGATGCCCGGACAGCCGAGGGTGGTGCTCCTCAAGCCGCTGGTCACCTCCCCGCTGATCGAGGTGGGGGAGTTCTCCTACTACGACGACCCGGACGACGCGACGGCGTTCGAGACGCGCAACGTGCTCTACCACTACGGCCCGGAGCGGCTCGTCATCGGCAGGTTCTGCGCCCTGGGGACGGGCACGCGGTTCATCATGAACGGCGCCAACCACCGTATGGACGGCCCCTCGACCTTCCCGTTCCCCACCATGGGTGGCTCCTGGGCCGACCACTTCGACCTGCTCACCGGCCTGCCGAACCGGGGCGACACGGTCGTCGGCAACGACGTCTGGTTCGGCCACGGCGCGACCGTCCTGCCCGGCGTGCGGATCGGACATGGGGCGATCATCGGCGCGGGCTCCGTGGTCACCCAGGACGTGCCCGACTACGGGATCGTCGGCGGCAACCCCGCCCGGCCCATCCGCACCCGCCACAGCGACGAGGACGTCGCCCGGCTGCTCGCGGTGGCCTGGTGGGACTGGCCGGCGGAGCTCATCACCGAACATGTGCGGACGATCATGTCGGGCAGCGTCGCCGACCTCGAAGCGGTGGTCCCACCTCGTTAA
- a CDS encoding amidohydrolase family protein: MSVIDAHHHVWDLGVRDQEWITGAELAPLRRSFSLTDFDTEIRGAAVVSSVLVQTVTVAQETPELLALAADSDVVGAVVGWTDLASPGIAGELARLRSLHGGGFLRGIRHQVQAEPDPDWLNRPEVLRGLRAVAAAGLVHDLVVLPQQLPAATRAAAAVPGLTFVLDHLGKPPIASGRREPWARHVRALAALPNTVCKLSGMVTEADRRSWTVDDLRPYADTVLDAFGPRRLMFGSDWPVSTLAARYGQVLDATRELTASLTASERDEVWSGTARRVYRMGGMGVDGR; the protein is encoded by the coding sequence ATGAGCGTCATCGACGCCCACCATCACGTCTGGGACCTCGGCGTACGCGACCAGGAGTGGATCACCGGTGCGGAACTCGCCCCGCTGCGGCGCTCGTTCTCGCTTACGGACTTCGACACCGAGATCCGCGGGGCCGCGGTGGTGTCCTCGGTGCTCGTGCAGACGGTCACCGTTGCGCAGGAGACGCCGGAGCTGCTGGCGCTGGCCGCGGACAGCGACGTGGTCGGCGCGGTCGTCGGATGGACCGATCTGGCCTCGCCCGGGATCGCCGGCGAACTGGCGCGGCTGCGCTCGCTGCACGGCGGCGGGTTCCTTCGCGGCATCCGGCACCAGGTCCAGGCGGAGCCCGACCCGGACTGGCTGAACCGTCCCGAGGTACTGCGCGGCCTGCGCGCCGTCGCGGCGGCCGGACTCGTCCACGACCTCGTGGTCCTCCCCCAGCAGCTACCGGCGGCGACGAGGGCGGCAGCCGCCGTACCCGGGCTCACCTTCGTCCTCGACCACCTGGGCAAGCCACCGATCGCTTCGGGGCGGCGGGAACCATGGGCCCGCCATGTGCGCGCGCTGGCCGCCCTGCCGAACACGGTCTGCAAGCTCTCCGGCATGGTCACCGAGGCCGACCGGCGGTCGTGGACGGTCGACGACCTCAGGCCGTACGCCGACACGGTGCTCGACGCCTTCGGCCCGCGTCGGCTCATGTTCGGCTCCGACTGGCCGGTGAGCACCCTCGCCGCCCGCTACGGCCAAGTCCTCGACGCCACGCGTGAGCTGACCGCCTCGCTCACCGCGTCCGAGCGCGACGAGGTGTGGTCGGGCACCGCCCGGCGTGTCTACCGGATGGGCGGCATGGGCGTCGACGGCCGGTGA
- a CDS encoding SDR family NAD(P)-dependent oxidoreductase — protein MSELSGLKALVTGGASGIGRATAALLAARGADVAVLDLDPSAVGEPLRGYLADVSDDASVRSAVAAAAEALGGVDILVNNAGIGAVGTVGDNDDAEWHRVLDVNVLGMVRTTRAALPRLRASAHAAVVNTCSIAATAGLPQRALYSASKGAVLSLTLAMATDHVREGIRVNCVNPGTADTPWIGRLLDRAADPAEERKALDARQPMGRLVTAEEVAAAIVYLASPAAASVTGTALAVDGGMQGLRPRPRAR, from the coding sequence ATGAGCGAACTGTCCGGACTCAAAGCCCTGGTGACCGGTGGCGCTTCCGGCATCGGCAGGGCCACCGCGGCTCTGCTGGCAGCCCGCGGCGCCGACGTCGCCGTGCTGGACCTCGACCCGTCGGCCGTCGGTGAGCCGCTGCGGGGTTACCTCGCGGACGTGTCCGACGACGCCTCCGTACGGTCCGCGGTCGCCGCCGCCGCCGAAGCCCTGGGCGGCGTCGACATCCTGGTCAACAACGCCGGTATCGGCGCGGTGGGAACGGTCGGGGACAACGACGACGCCGAGTGGCACCGGGTCCTCGACGTGAACGTCCTCGGCATGGTCCGCACCACCCGCGCGGCACTGCCCCGTCTGCGCGCCTCCGCGCACGCCGCCGTCGTCAACACCTGCTCGATCGCGGCCACGGCGGGACTGCCGCAGCGTGCCCTGTACAGCGCGAGCAAGGGCGCGGTGCTGTCCCTCACGCTGGCCATGGCGACGGACCACGTGCGGGAGGGCATCCGCGTCAACTGCGTCAACCCCGGTACGGCGGACACCCCCTGGATCGGCCGCCTCCTCGACCGGGCGGCGGACCCGGCCGAGGAGCGCAAGGCGCTCGACGCCCGGCAGCCCATGGGCCGGCTGGTCACCGCCGAGGAGGTCGCGGCGGCCATCGTGTACCTGGCGAGCCCGGCCGCCGCCTCGGTCACGGGCACCGCGCTCGCCGTGGACGGCGGCATGCAGGGCCTGCGGCCCCGGCCGCGGGCGCGGTGA
- the ligA gene encoding NAD-dependent DNA ligase LigA, whose amino-acid sequence MTTSAAVIVDAAAYAQAVQDAARAAAAYYAGGSSTLDDDTYDRLARGIAAWEAEHPDEVLPDSPTGKVAGGAAEGDVPHTVPMLSLDNVFSPEEFTAWTASLARRLGRDVTRFCVGPKLDGLAVAARYSGGRLTRLITRGDGTAGEDVSHAIGTVEGLPETLSEPVTLEVRGEILMTTAQFEHANEVRMRHGGQPFANPRNAAAGTLRAKERAYTVPMTFFGYGMLPLPGSDTALAGRLAELAHSDLMSMAAGLGVHTSAGTAVPDSVARTPEEVVARVQEIAALRAGLPFGIDGIVVKADLAADRRAAGSGSRAPRWAIAYKLPAVEKITRLLEVEWNVGRTGIVAPRGVLEPVVIDGSTITYATLHNPADITRRGLRLGDHVMVHRAGDVIPRIEAPVAHLRTGDEQPIAFPELCPRCGSDIDTSEERWRCAQGRNCHLVASLAYAAGRDQLDIEGLGTTRVVQLVEAGLVTDLAGLFALRREQLLGLERMGETSTDNLLAAIAKAKEQPLSRVLCALGVRGTGRSMSRRIARYFATMDHIRAADAEAMQRVEGIGTEKAPSIVAEIAELAPLIDKLTTAGVNMTEPGATAPQAAGTDVESESGGQNGGEGGGESGAESGGGGEKAAAAPAQDGPLAGMRVVVTGAMTGSLEKLSRNEMNELIERAGGRSSSSVSKKTTLVVAGEGAGSKRAKAEQLGVRLVTPDEFATQVEGLLD is encoded by the coding sequence ATGACGACTTCTGCAGCAGTGATCGTGGACGCCGCCGCCTACGCGCAGGCCGTGCAGGACGCCGCGCGCGCGGCCGCCGCCTATTACGCGGGCGGCTCCTCGACGCTGGACGACGACACGTACGACCGACTGGCGAGAGGCATAGCGGCGTGGGAGGCCGAGCACCCCGACGAGGTGCTGCCCGATTCGCCCACCGGGAAGGTCGCCGGCGGCGCGGCCGAGGGCGATGTGCCGCACACGGTGCCGATGCTCAGCCTCGACAACGTGTTCTCGCCGGAGGAGTTCACCGCCTGGACGGCGTCCCTGGCGCGTCGTCTGGGCCGGGATGTCACGCGGTTCTGTGTCGGTCCCAAGCTCGACGGGCTCGCGGTCGCGGCCCGCTACAGCGGTGGCCGCCTCACCCGGCTGATCACCCGCGGTGACGGCACCGCCGGGGAGGACGTCTCGCATGCCATCGGCACCGTGGAGGGGCTGCCCGAGACGCTGTCCGAGCCGGTCACCCTGGAGGTGCGCGGCGAGATCCTCATGACGACGGCCCAGTTCGAACATGCCAACGAGGTGCGCATGCGCCATGGCGGCCAGCCGTTCGCCAACCCGCGCAACGCGGCCGCGGGCACCCTGAGGGCCAAGGAGCGCGCCTACACGGTCCCCATGACCTTCTTCGGGTACGGCATGCTGCCCCTGCCCGGGTCCGACACCGCGCTCGCCGGGCGGCTGGCCGAGCTCGCCCACAGCGACCTGATGTCCATGGCGGCCGGGCTCGGCGTGCACACCAGCGCGGGGACGGCGGTTCCGGACTCCGTCGCCCGGACGCCGGAAGAGGTCGTGGCCAGGGTCCAGGAGATCGCCGCGCTGCGCGCCGGACTGCCGTTCGGCATCGACGGGATCGTCGTCAAGGCCGACCTGGCCGCCGACCGGCGGGCCGCCGGATCCGGGTCCCGGGCGCCGCGGTGGGCGATCGCCTACAAGCTGCCGGCCGTGGAGAAGATCACCCGGCTGCTGGAGGTCGAGTGGAACGTGGGCCGCACCGGCATCGTCGCCCCGCGCGGCGTCCTGGAGCCGGTCGTCATCGACGGCTCCACGATCACCTACGCCACCCTGCACAACCCGGCCGACATCACCCGCAGGGGCCTGCGCCTGGGCGACCACGTCATGGTCCACCGCGCCGGCGACGTCATTCCCCGCATCGAGGCCCCGGTCGCCCATCTGCGCACGGGAGACGAGCAGCCCATCGCGTTCCCAGAGCTGTGTCCGCGCTGCGGGTCGGACATCGACACGAGCGAGGAACGCTGGCGCTGCGCGCAGGGGCGCAACTGCCATCTGGTCGCCTCCCTGGCCTACGCCGCGGGCCGGGACCAACTGGACATCGAGGGACTCGGCACCACCCGTGTCGTCCAGCTCGTCGAGGCAGGTCTCGTCACCGACCTCGCCGGCCTCTTCGCTCTCCGGCGCGAGCAGTTGCTCGGCCTCGAGCGGATGGGCGAGACCAGCACCGACAACCTGCTCGCCGCGATCGCCAAGGCCAAGGAACAGCCACTGTCGCGGGTGCTGTGCGCGCTCGGCGTCCGGGGTACCGGCCGGTCCATGTCCCGGCGCATCGCCCGGTACTTCGCCACCATGGACCACATCCGCGCCGCCGACGCCGAGGCGATGCAGCGGGTCGAGGGGATCGGGACGGAGAAGGCGCCCTCGATCGTCGCGGAGATCGCCGAACTCGCCCCGCTGATCGACAAGCTCACCACCGCCGGCGTCAACATGACCGAGCCCGGCGCCACTGCGCCCCAGGCGGCCGGCACGGACGTCGAGAGCGAAAGCGGAGGCCAGAACGGAGGCGAAGGCGGCGGCGAAAGCGGAGCCGAAAGCGGAGGCGGAGGTGAGAAAGCGGCCGCGGCGCCGGCACAGGATGGTCCACTGGCGGGCATGCGGGTGGTGGTCACCGGTGCGATGACCGGAAGCCTGGAGAAGCTCTCGCGCAACGAGATGAACGAACTCATCGAGCGGGCCGGCGGTCGCTCGTCGTCCAGCGTCTCCAAGAAGACGACGCTCGTCGTCGCGGGCGAGGGGGCCGGCTCCAAGCGGGCCAAGGCCGAACAGCTCGGCGTCCGCCTGGTCACCCCGGACGAGTTCGCCACCCAGGTCGAGGGTCTCCTCGACTGA
- a CDS encoding TetR/AcrR family transcriptional regulator, whose product MATGHTDPQRRERIIAATLDLIAEEGIARVSHRKIATRAGVPLGSMTYHFSGIEELLREAFGRFTDHIVAVFDARLGAAADRDQARAAVADLVHDLSEGSQRDLVLTQELYTLAARQPAYRELTHEWMRRSRVHLEKHFDPDTARQLDALIEGLTLHRALAREPHGRDLTLEAIARVTTTDRRAR is encoded by the coding sequence ATGGCAACCGGACACACGGATCCGCAGCGGCGGGAACGCATCATCGCCGCCACGCTCGACCTGATCGCCGAGGAGGGCATCGCGCGCGTCTCGCACCGCAAGATCGCGACACGTGCCGGTGTCCCCCTGGGATCGATGACGTACCACTTCAGCGGCATCGAGGAGCTGCTGCGAGAGGCGTTCGGCCGTTTCACCGACCACATCGTCGCCGTGTTCGACGCCCGCCTCGGAGCCGCGGCCGACCGCGACCAGGCCCGGGCGGCGGTGGCCGACCTCGTGCACGACCTGTCGGAGGGGAGCCAGCGGGACCTGGTGCTCACCCAGGAGCTGTACACCCTCGCCGCGCGGCAGCCCGCCTACCGGGAACTCACCCACGAGTGGATGCGCCGCAGCCGCGTCCACCTGGAGAAGCACTTCGACCCGGACACGGCCCGCCAGCTCGACGCCCTCATCGAGGGCCTGACCCTGCACCGCGCGCTGGCCCGTGAGCCCCACGGCCGTGACCTCACCCTGGAGGCCATCGCCCGCGTCACCACCACGGACCGGCGCGCCCGTTAG
- a CDS encoding GntR family transcriptional regulator: MPAHDPSVSDDVAGVPSSAPVRQVLSDSVYENVKAMVMDHEIAPGARVGIEALARTLDVSPTPVREALARLESDGLVVKRSLSGYRATELLTRRGVEELFEMRLLLEPRAAALAARNADESQLDAVEAILEDMQAHPGPAGPYAAYRDFAALDQRFHDAVAEAAHRPLLADAVERLHSHLHIFRLSSLQSEGAPTLAEHERVVRAILRRSAERAAEAMADHLTRSLERRLSRLGPG, translated from the coding sequence ATGCCGGCACACGACCCGTCCGTCTCCGACGACGTGGCCGGGGTACCGTCCTCGGCGCCGGTCCGGCAGGTGCTGTCCGACAGCGTCTACGAGAACGTCAAGGCCATGGTCATGGACCATGAGATCGCCCCCGGTGCCCGCGTCGGCATCGAGGCCCTGGCCCGTACGCTCGACGTCTCACCGACCCCCGTGCGCGAGGCCCTGGCCCGGCTGGAGTCGGACGGCCTGGTCGTCAAGCGCTCCCTGTCCGGGTACCGGGCCACCGAGTTGCTGACCCGGCGGGGGGTGGAGGAACTGTTCGAGATGCGGCTGCTTCTCGAACCGCGCGCCGCCGCCCTGGCCGCCCGCAACGCCGACGAGTCCCAGCTCGACGCCGTCGAGGCGATCCTCGAGGACATGCAGGCCCACCCCGGCCCCGCCGGACCGTACGCGGCCTACCGGGACTTCGCCGCCCTGGACCAGCGTTTCCACGACGCGGTCGCCGAGGCCGCCCACCGGCCCCTGCTCGCGGACGCGGTGGAGCGGCTCCACTCCCATCTGCACATCTTCCGCCTCAGCAGCCTCCAGAGCGAGGGCGCCCCGACCCTCGCGGAGCACGAGCGCGTCGTCCGCGCGATCCTGCGCCGCAGCGCCGAACGCGCCGCCGAGGCGATGGCCGACCACCTCACCCGCAGCCTGGAGCGCCGCCTGAGCCGGCTCGGACCCGGCTGA